The window AAAAGCAGGTTTTCCAGCAGATGACTATTTACAAACCGTCTGGGGTGTCGGATATAAGTGGAAGTCTTAGGCCTATCCATATTTGAATTGCAAGGAGATGAACCCTTTGAAAAACGCACTTCAAATGATTAAAAGATGGGACATTATTATTACTGTTTTATTATTAGTCATTTCATTTATCCCCGTTTCTATTTTTAGCTATCAGCAGGCTAAAGTAGAGGCAACAACTGAAAATCCAGAATATGTCGCTGTTATTTCCAGTAGAAATGAGGAAGTGAAACGGGTCACATTAACTGGACATAAAGGTACTGAAAGGTTAAACATACCTGAGATTGAATGTAATCCAAATACCGTGGAGTTGCATAACGAGGAGATTCGGATTGAATCTTCTACATGTCCTGAACAAATCTGTGTAAATACAGGCTATATTTCAAAACCAGGTCCTGCTATTGTATGCTTACCCCATCAAGTAGTAATCACAATTGAAACAGTCGGTGGAGGCGAAGATGTGGATCCGCTTATTATTAGTTCATGATAAATATGTATCCAATAAATTCATGTACAATCTTAACAAGTTCCACAAAGTTTCTGCATAATCTCTGCAAACTTTTACGTTAATATAAAAATATAATTAAGAAGGAGATGAAACAAATGAAAAAGAAATTAGCTATCGGGCTATTAACAGGAGCCATTCTGCTAGGCGGGGCAGGATTTGCCTATGCTCAAACGGATGGCTTCCAAGAAATGAAACCATTTATGGAAAAAATGCACCCAGAATTATCAACAAATGAATTAGAGCAAATGTATAATGATTGTCATGGGGATGGGGGCATGATGCAGGATACTGAGAAGGCAAAAAATATGATGAATAGTTTATAATCGTGACAAATAAAAGGATTGGAATACCACCAATCCTTTCGTTTTGAACAATGAAATGTTAAGAAGCCATTTGACGGCAAATTTCTGCACATCTAAAGCAAGATTCTGCACATTTACGACAATGTTCATGATGTTCATGATTTTTACACGCATTGCCACATGCCTCACAAATTTCTGCACAAAGTTGACAAATTTGTTTTGCAAATGGGCTGTTTGATTGCATTGCCTTTGCAGCAAATGCACACATATCCGCACATTCTCT of the Bacillus tuaregi genome contains:
- a CDS encoding NusG domain II-containing protein — protein: MNPLKNALQMIKRWDIIITVLLLVISFIPVSIFSYQQAKVEATTENPEYVAVISSRNEEVKRVTLTGHKGTERLNIPEIECNPNTVELHNEEIRIESSTCPEQICVNTGYISKPGPAIVCLPHQVVITIETVGGGEDVDPLIISS
- a CDS encoding four-helix bundle copper-binding protein, with translation MPVTYEECIKACLECMEACNGCYDACLKEEDVKMMAECIRLDRECADMCAFAAKAMQSNSPFAKQICQLCAEICEACGNACKNHEHHEHCRKCAESCFRCAEICRQMAS